In Falco naumanni isolate bFalNau1 chromosome 15, bFalNau1.pat, whole genome shotgun sequence, the DNA window GCCATGTGCGGCATCGTTGTTCGATCCTAGGAAGGGTACGGTGCCAACTGCGCTTCCCAACACGCCTTCTCCAGGGGGTAGTGTTGCTTCTACCTTATGTAATGCAGAGCAAGTTTACTTGCTGAAAACCGGTACCCTACGTCCGCTTAGTGGTGACACGGGTCCCATCCACACTGAGAGAAGCGCTTTCTGCCACTGCTGGCATGGGGGGAGCGCTGCTAGGTCCGGCAGGGACAGGGTGCCAGCAGCACTAGCTCTGGGGTAACATCGGATTGATAAAGGGGCTCAGCACTGAGCTGACAGCGGCTGCCCCATCTAGGCAGGGAAATCCAGTGGCACGGGCTGGCCCAGCGGTGGGCTGCTTTGGTGGGGCAAGAGGGAGCGGGCAGCACGAGCCAGGGGCCCCGTCTCCGTTCTGTCCGGGAACCTGGCAGAGGGCGGCAGGGGCTTGCAGGCGGGGAGCCCTGGGCCAGGCCGGGCCCCGGCAGCCCTCAGAGGCCGTGGCGCTTGCGGGTGCCAGCGCTGGCGGCATGGAGCAGCCGGTCCTTCTCGCGGATCTCCTCACGGAGCTGGGCCTCGGCCAGGCGCAGGCGGCGGATGCTGCCCTTCATCTCCTTCATCTTCACCTCCAACAGCGCAATGATGTCGCGCTGCTCATTCAActtcctcagcagctcctcCGACGTGGTGCCCGACGACAGCGAGTATGAGTGGTCTGGGGGGCCGCCCTCCACCGGGCCCTCCTCCCCCACCGCCGCCGGGAGCCTCCCGGGGCCGGGCCCAGCGGTCGCCCCGGACCCGAGCTCCACCTGCACGGTCAGGTCGATGGGCTTCACGTCTTCGGCCGCGCCCCCTGCCGGGGCCTCGGTGGGGGCGGCAGCACCGGGGCCCTGGGCggcggtggcagcagcagcagcggcggcggggcgggggcggcgggcggcccgcTGCGCCTTGCGCTCGTTGACGCCGCGCAGCGGGAATATGGTGGGGACCCGCACCAGGTAGGACTTGCGGCCGCCCTGGAAGTGCTCGCTGCAGACGCGGTGGCCCGTGGTGGGCTGGAAGGTGCTGAAGCAGCCGCTGACGCCCGCCCGGGAGACGTTCTTCAGCCAGAGGCGCCGCAGCTCCTCGTCCTTGGGGAAGGTGTAGAAGTGCAGCGCCTTGTCGCGGTGCGAGTTGTTGTAGCAGCCCGGCACGCAGCAGGTGAAGCCCGGCATGGCGGGGCGGCCTCCCGAGCTGCCGGGGGGACCCCtgggcggccccggcggcggggagagCGGGCGCGGGGGCCCCCCGCGGAACTACAGATCCCACAAGGCCAACGGCGGCCTCTCGCCGCCCGCCAacgccgcccgccgcggccgcaCCGGAACTACGCGGACCACAATGCACCGCGGCGGCGGCACGGCGCCGGAACTACTCGCCCCACACTGCGCtgcgcccccgcccccgccgcccacCGCTCCCGGAGGCAccgccccgcctcgccccgccctGATCTCGCGAGAGGTGGCGCGGCCGGACGGCGCGGCCGTTACCCAGCAATGGCCGACAGGCCCCCTCGGGCCCGCCGTAGTGGCCACCTCACGGCGCGGGCAGCGGCCAAGGTGGCGGGCAGGGCCGAACGGTTCCGTGGCGGGGGGGGtcgcggcggggcgcggcccTTGGGGCTAGCCGGCGGACGCTGCCTTGTTCTCGTTTGCCGTTAAACCGGGGCGTGGGCCCGAAACCGCGCAGTTCGGTGCTCGCCCCGCAGCCAGGGCCCTTACCGCCCCGCGCCTCGGCTGGGCGGCTCCGTTGCGCAGTTTTGGGTTGCgttaggttggggactagacGGGGCCGGAGGAGCCGTgaggggggcggccggggggctgTGAGCGTTGGAAGGCCGTGAGGTgcagcagggccgggggctGTGCTTTCAAGTCCCTCAGGCTTTTGCCTGAGTTGCTCACTGAAACCCGCCTCAACGATACACTGTTGTGAATTGTCTTCTGTCCAAAACCAAAGTGCGCAGTGCACGTGcatgatttctttttagaaagTGTATTTCgaaaatgttttgtgttagCTAGCTTAGATTTTTATTAGGAGACAGATGATGAATGCTTTTGATGTCAAGGTTGCTTTGTAATGATGGAAGGTACAAGTTTGGAACTATGTGTCTCTGTGATTTCTCTCTTCAGAACATATCTGGTTCAGGAAAGGACAAGAATTCTGGCAGAAGCACCTTGGTGAAGCAGAGACCAGCTGTGTTCCCTGATCTTGACAATGACACCCCACGGAATATGCTCAAGAGAATCATCCAGACCCGTAAGTactgtttttcaggaaagcagagaacagaagGACAGTCTAATTAGAGGCACGTGCTGTTGTGAACTTCAGCTCAGGTCTGCTGTGGCTCGTGGAACCGCCGTGCTGCCGTTTGTCTGTACTGCTGGCTTTGTCACTGTACATGCCAGCCTTCCTAGGAGTTAGAACCCAAATAGTTTTTACCAAGTCAGTATTTTAACCGATTAGTAAATGTAACTTACAAAATGTAGCGTAGATCTGACagtctgctgtgttttggcattCTTGCTGGATTGAATtgtggaaaggaaatgttttcatttgttggCAGAGCCACAAGTTTCACCTCTGGCACTTAGGATATCTaaacatgaagaaacagaaggacCTGTATGGGAACTCCCAGCTAAGAGGATTTCCAACATGtaagtactttttttaaattttcatttttacttcctGTTTTTTACACTACCAGGTACAGTGCGGTTCCTACAATGGGATTGGGGAACAGGATTTCTCTACTGCTGTTTCAGTGATCAGAATTATATTCTGTCAGGtgggattttcaaaaataattttccagcttTAAAAGTCACATAGGAATCACTGGGACTGAGGGACCAAATAGTAAATACTGCAAGTATTTGCTTGTCCCCTTTCTTAAATGCAGgcttttaatataatttttgtgGCAGAAGTGCTGATTAAAGTAAGGCTCCTGATGGAAGCATACTTTTCTTAGCTGTCTGTGACAGAGACTAAGACAGAAATTCTTGGATCTCCCCAAGGCTACAGGCCATGTGCTGACGATGCAGGGGCATAAATGAGTGatggctgtgttttgtatttaaaacacagGCTGCTGTAGCTTTTCATGGTATTACTGCTTCTTGGTTGTCcttgttttggggtgtgtggTTTAACTTCCTTCCTGTAGGGTAGCTCAGAGGTGAGGTTTGCCTGAGGCTCAGATGCTCTTATTTGTGTTTAGCGgccattaatattttataggCCTGACTGGACTGGGGAGGCTGAAGTGTGGTTCATTTACTTCCACTTTGTTATGAAATGGAAGTGGTAGGGCTTGTTTTTGTGTACTGCAAAATAGACTTCCAAATAATGTGATTTTATAGCTAAACCTTTTGCATTGACTGTAAGTAGCCTTAAACAGACCatataaaatattaagcaaACTTCTATCTTTCACATGTTTTTAGTAGAGGAGTAGACATCTGAGTTTTCTGTTAAGTGGGGCAGCttgtttatttgtgtgtttttttttaattcagactaGATGagtaatgttattttaattctttattgatttttctttttgtagttcTTGAAGGTTTTTGTGCTTCTCATCAGCCtttcttaaatgaaaagacAAGACGGTTGGGTCTTTGCAGGGTTTTATATTCCATACGTTAGCTAGCTGTAAACAGGTGTAGACTTGTTTCAAATCCTTCCTCACAGCCTTCTTTTAGTTGATGTGAACTTTCTTGAATTTGGGAAGTCACTGCTTTCCCTGGTTGTAATAGCATGTTCCAGAACAGATGTGAAAAtatgagcaattttttttttttcccttccccactgCTTTACATTTGTTCTCCATTACAAGCCAGTTAATTCTAATGCTTAGGCTTACATTATACTCATGGTAAGAAACAAAACTTAGCTGCATTTCTGAGTAGTAAAAAACCTATTTTGTAAGGGGAAAAGACCTGTAAACAAGGAGTCCCTTACAGTTCTTGCTATCTTGAAGCCACCTTGTTTGTACCAAAAGGATACAGAATGCTGCATCTGCTGCATGCAGGCCCTGGCTGTTGGGAGGGACGCTCTGCTCTAGTTCTGTGGGACGTGGTGTGgcatgcaggcagcagcttgctGCCTGAATGTGACCTTGATTAGAGGGGATTCTTGGAAGTGCTCAGTGAAGGGAAAACAACTCAGAAACTTGCTTTCTGATACTGATCCCAGTGCCTGACTGGGGTATTATGTGCCTGTTCTATGTGCCAGTGCGCTTGGTGGTACATAATGTTTCATGGTGATGATGACTTTATTTACATTGTAATGATTGGCAAGCCTAATAGCTCCTGTGTGCTGTTAGAAGGAGAGCTATGGATGGAGCTTCTTGGAAGTCCAAGCTTTTACTCTTAGTCTGACCTTTCTCAGCCCTGTTGTTCTGAATAAACACTCAAGTTTTGATTCTCTTTTGGGCGTTTACTTTGATTTAGTAGGAGGGAATGACACATGTTCTTGCTTTGCTGAGCTAATCACCGATTAGTTCCTTacttctgctgcagcaaggtcaaataattttaatttgcttttcagtgatGTTACAGGGACCTTTCAAAGGTAGCTAAGGAATAATGCTGTCCTTTGTTAAAGGCTTGCTTTGTATTGGTAGGGGGGAAATGCAACTGCCAGACCTTGTTCCTGAGGATGCATCTATTGCCACATTCCGTATGACtaagaagagaaggaaaatcagCGTTTCTGAGTTTGAGAGAGCAGCAGATGAACGGCTTCCCCAGAACCAAGGTAAGGCTGCAGTAAAAAATCACCTTGTTCAGCACTGCGTTTGCTGTCAACTAGTTTTCATCTGCTGCAGTTTAGTTCTTAGTAACTTCTCAGCTGGGCAGTTGCATGTTTGGAAGTAAGATTGCACTGTTTTTTGTGAAGGCGTTAGTGGAGGAGGTAAAAGCTCCTCCtatcaaatttaaaataagcCTTTTTGAGCCAAGTTACAGGCTCTTCCTTAACCGTATATACcttctggaatatttttgcaACTTGATACTCCTTGAGTTTTGGAGTGTCTCCAAAAGAAGCAATCTCTGTCTTCCCCTCGATCGCAGAAACTTGAAAATACAACAGGCTGCATACTTTTCATTGCAATTATATCAAATAAGTTATAAAGTTCTtgtttgaggaaaaaagtgtCTTGCAGTTTTATGAAAGGAATAATGTAGTATTGCAGTAAGTCTTCCCTTTAAACATAAATTTGCAAATTTGGTAAATACAACTTTCATTTTAGTTGCAGTTTAACAGAGGCAGTTAAAACACCTCACCTTGGTTTCCATATCCTATTGGCAGTAGCAACTGGAGTACGTTTCAAGGGTGGGATTCAGCTCCAGATTACACACACCAGTACCTCAGCTCCGAGTTATAGATGCTCTGGGTCTGTGTGTACGTGCAACTGAAGTCCTGCTGAAGTTCAGGGGTGATCTAGTTGGTGGAGTATGGAGGGCGATTCAGCTCACCCTAAAGCAGATGCCTACATTGGATTAATTGTGCTTGACTAATGGGAATATAGACAGCTGTGTTCGGATGGTTTAATCTGGAGTTGGATCCCACCTGGCCTCACCTCTGGTCAAGAAATcaacttgtcttttttttagCCTGGTACCCAATCTGAATATCTTCTGATAAGCTGCGGGCAGCTCTGTAAAACCAGAGGGTGCATGCTCTAGTATTTTCTAGTATGAGCATGATTATGTCCCTGCTCTCCAGATCTGCTTTTGGATTTTTGCGATTTTGTGAGTAAGCAAGGTTTGAGTTCCAGTTTCACCAACAGTCTGTGGAGCAATTATCTGTACTTCTAAAGCTTCCAGATGCTTTAATGTTTGACTTGGATTACTGAAGGGTGGTTGTGACTGAGGCCCTAGTCTAGCATCTTGCTATTAACGTGGTAAGATTAGTATTACTGAGTATGAGGGCATGTACCATatcaaattttctttgaaataactgttttaTTACCCTTTCAGAAATCGCTTATTAGAATTCTAATATGCAGTTCTGAAACACAGACAAGCAATTGCAAAGCAAACCTGTCATCTTAATTTTGTTCTCACCAAAATATTACTTTTGAGGATTGTAGCATAACTGATTCTAGAAAGAGGAAGATACATTGAGGTATTGCTGTCGCCTGCTGTGTAGAGGGTAAGTTCTCAGCTAATGTGTCACCAACTTTTTCTAGCTCGGTCAACGCTGGACAGCAGCACCGCTTTGGCTCGGTGAGTTTGAACTAAAACGTCTTAAATTCTTGCTGTCCTAACTATAGCTGCCTTGATTCATCACCTCTGTAGTGTGAAGAACCCAGATACCTAGCTTCAGGATAAAGACTTGTGTTATTACGAACGCAATCGTCTTCCACTCTGGTGATGGAATTTGAAGGTGTTAAACCTTGtggttttcagaaaatgtggCTCTGTATGCCCAGTTTGGTCTAGCTGGTATCGCTATTGTTGCTCCTCTTTAGTTACTAGGATtgatctctttttcctttcattctaaTGTTTCCAGCAATAAATCAGTACACAATATACCTTAGACTATTACCTCTGCCTGTTATTTGACCCATCAACATCAGTTGCATCTACACAGTCTTTAGTCCAACTTTCTTGgactttaaaagttttttagCAAGTCAAAGAACTTATTTTCCTGTGTTGCCTGTATAATTTGCTAATGATCTTAGCCATGGTGAGCAATTTATTTCACCTTTCTCACTGCAGCCCTTGCCTGCAGTGCCAAGCAAGGTGATTCATAGGGGCTGCGTTCTGTACTTCCTATCCCTGAATCCTCTGAACCCCGTTTTTTGATCAGACTGCCTAGGGAGAGCGACAGGAGGTAGCTGAGCATGGCCAGTCTCTTTAGGATGCAAAATACATACAATGagatacattttttcctgtactttGCCTGTTGCTGTCTTAGCTCCCATCTCAAAGAAGTTAACGGGGTGTTAGCTGTACTTTGCTGTGAATACTGATACTAAGCAGCTTCTTAGACTTGTTCTGAAGTCCTCCTACCACCCTGCTGTCATCTAGAGGATGTCTTtactctgaaatgttttattttcctttttctttttttgctatttaaaatgtttaaaatttctgAACCTTTTGACAGATATTGTTGCAGCACTCTTGAGGTAGGAGGCTATAAAATGTCAGTTTCCTGATCTCTGTTATACATATCCTGATGTTAGGTGGTATCATGAAATTAAACTATTTGTTGAAAGTAGACTGGCATGCATTCTTCAAAGGTTTTTTTGGGAAATTCCTCCTAGTGAAGGGATTTGTGAAATGTCTGTTAGTGGCACTGTGTCTGTAATTTGAGGGTAAAAGAGGAGCGTGTAagtttggaaaattatttctttccttctctgttttacaGGTCTCTTAGCATGTCTCTTGGTACCGTGATCCCACCAGACACTGTTGAAAAGAGAGGCTTGCTCCGGAGGCCAAAAAATCGCAGAGCTATTGACATAGAAGCTTTTGAAGGTGGAGTGGAACAGAacatgctgaaaagaaaaggtttcttCTGTGTTACTACCTGTTTTGGGAGGGTGGGCCTTATATAAGGTGGCTTTTAGAAGTAGTGGTCTGTATTGTATGATTTGAATGCTACTAGCACGTTCACAGAAGTCCAGTGTAATTTGGGAAGCAAGATTAGAATGAGGTTCTGCATCTGTGGTTGCTTTGATTCTATGCACTTAAATGTGCGCCCTACCCAGTTTGGTGATTTATACTACAGGAATTGTTTGGGATGGTGTTCATAACTGGGTACGGGGGAGATGGTTTGTAGAGAAAGTTAGGGGCACCGAAGTGTGGTGATACAGTTTCAGTGTTTGATCTCTGGAGGAAGAATAAAATTTGGTTGAATTATGCAAGTCCTGGTAATAAATGTGTGTCCCTGTGGCCTTGAACAGTTTTTCACatagaatttgttttaaaacttcctAAACAGCACAGAAGTATCTTGTGGACTCACAAACAGCATCTGAGATTCAAACCACCGTGCTGACCAGTGACGTGGAAATCATGCTGAGTAACACAGAGCTCTTTGTTCAGCCTCAGTTTGATGATCAGAGCCAAAATA includes these proteins:
- the THAP11 gene encoding THAP domain-containing protein 11; the encoded protein is MPGFTCCVPGCYNNSHRDKALHFYTFPKDEELRRLWLKNVSRAGVSGCFSTFQPTTGHRVCSEHFQGGRKSYLVRVPTIFPLRGVNERKAQRAARRPRPAAAAAAATAAQGPGAAAPTEAPAGGAAEDVKPIDLTVQVELGSGATAGPGPGRLPAAVGEEGPVEGGPPDHSYSLSSGTTSEELLRKLNEQRDIIALLEVKMKEMKGSIRRLRLAEAQLREEIREKDRLLHAASAGTRKRHGL